A single window of Cytobacillus dafuensis DNA harbors:
- the recX gene encoding recombination regulator RecX encodes MPIITKISVQQKKNDRYNIFLDEKYAFSVDEDVLIKHQLKKGMEVDEFSLSEIAYQDDIRKAYNTSIQYLSRRMRSEKEVRQYLKEKEVDEIIVQEVVHKLYEYRFLDDKEFAIAYVRTLMNTTDKGSGLIRGELREKGISEQLINAALRELPYEKEFEAAMKLSYKFVQKNKTDSSRIMKQKLEQMLMRKGYSHELIQAVVAESEIDKAEDVEMDALRKHAEKTHRKYSNLINSYEYEQKMKQALYRKGFSIDLIEKIIHEYKDI; translated from the coding sequence ATGCCTATTATTACAAAAATATCTGTACAGCAAAAAAAAAATGACCGTTATAATATTTTTTTAGATGAAAAATATGCCTTTAGTGTTGATGAAGACGTATTGATTAAGCATCAGTTGAAAAAGGGAATGGAGGTAGATGAATTTTCTCTTTCAGAGATTGCTTATCAAGATGACATCCGTAAAGCCTACAACACATCTATCCAATATTTATCAAGAAGGATGAGATCGGAAAAAGAAGTTCGCCAGTATTTAAAGGAAAAAGAAGTGGATGAAATCATTGTGCAGGAAGTAGTTCATAAATTATATGAGTATCGCTTTTTAGACGATAAAGAGTTCGCCATTGCATATGTTCGAACACTCATGAATACGACAGACAAAGGGTCAGGATTGATACGTGGGGAATTAAGAGAGAAGGGTATTTCAGAGCAGCTGATTAATGCAGCATTACGGGAATTACCTTACGAGAAAGAATTTGAGGCAGCCATGAAGCTTAGCTACAAGTTTGTCCAAAAAAATAAAACGGATTCTTCTCGTATCATGAAGCAAAAGCTTGAACAAATGCTTATGAGGAAAGGGTATTCACATGAACTCATTCAAGCTGTTGTTGCTGAATCTGAAATAGATAAAGCAGAAGATGTAGAAATGGACGCACTACGAAAGCATGCAGAAAAAACACATCGCAAATATTCAAATCTCATCAATTCTTATGAATATGAGCAAAAAATGAAACAGGCCTTATATCGTAAAGGATTCTCGATCGATTTAATTGAAAAGATTATTCATGAATATAAAGATATATAA
- a CDS encoding SDR family NAD(P)-dependent oxidoreductase: MKSIIITGAGSGLGKELALSFGLKGYHIILTGRTMQKLKSVEEQIVANNGHADSFLVDITNRSAIQEFMNEANSKFDLFGLINNAGIGHFGPFEQLTIKEIEEMMLTNVFGTINMSQTFLSSKKNKSEGLIMNIISTAGLKGKAKEAGYCASKFAVRGLTESMQKEYENSGIQIKAVYMGGMDTPFWDQNDHIQDKSRLRSPEEIATIILANMDQETIIIESKGK, from the coding sequence ATGAAATCAATCATTATTACAGGAGCAGGTTCAGGTTTAGGAAAGGAATTAGCCCTATCCTTTGGACTTAAAGGATATCATATTATTTTGACAGGAAGAACAATGCAAAAGCTAAAATCTGTAGAGGAACAAATCGTCGCAAATAACGGCCATGCCGATTCCTTTTTAGTAGACATTACGAATCGATCTGCTATTCAGGAGTTTATGAATGAAGCGAATAGCAAATTTGACCTTTTTGGTTTGATTAATAACGCTGGAATAGGTCACTTTGGTCCATTTGAACAATTGACTATAAAAGAGATTGAAGAAATGATGCTCACAAACGTATTTGGAACCATTAACATGTCACAGACCTTTCTTTCGTCTAAAAAAAATAAAAGCGAAGGATTGATCATGAATATCATTTCAACGGCTGGACTTAAAGGCAAAGCCAAAGAGGCAGGATATTGTGCAAGTAAGTTTGCAGTTCGGGGACTTACTGAAAGCATGCAAAAGGAATATGAGAATTCAGGCATTCAAATAAAAGCTGTTTATATGGGTGGTATGGATACGCCTTTCTGGGATCAAAACGATCATATTCAAGACAAATCACGTCTGCGATCACCTGAGGAAATTGCTACAATCATTTTGGCGAACATGGATCAGGAAACGATTATTATTGAATCAAAGGGAAAGTAA
- a CDS encoding YfhH family protein: protein MQEKRYSDMTSYELQQEISQLNEKARKAEQMGMVNEFAVLERKAVMAKAYLLNPDDYKAGDIYEIEGAPGEYFKIDYMNGVFAWGFRLKGSNGEEALPISMLKK from the coding sequence TTGCAAGAGAAAAGATATAGTGATATGACTTCTTATGAACTTCAGCAGGAAATTTCTCAACTGAATGAAAAGGCAAGGAAGGCAGAACAAATGGGAATGGTGAATGAGTTTGCTGTTCTTGAAAGAAAAGCAGTGATGGCAAAAGCTTATTTATTGAATCCTGATGACTATAAAGCGGGAGATATTTACGAAATTGAGGGAGCACCAGGCGAATATTTTAAAATTGATTATATGAATGGTGTTTTTGCTTGGGGGTTTCGTTTGAAAGGAAGCAATGGTGAAGAAGCTCTTCCTATCTCGATGTTGAAAAAATAA
- a CDS encoding YpzG family protein, whose product MAKPKNFFNSKVKAPWYRPKRSHSQVNGETQLTQDLIILEATTRRRS is encoded by the coding sequence ATGGCAAAACCAAAGAATTTTTTTAATTCAAAAGTCAAAGCACCTTGGTATCGGCCAAAACGTTCCCATTCACAGGTTAACGGAGAAACACAGCTTACTCAAGACCTCATTATTTTAGAAGCCACGACAAGAAGAAGATCTTAA
- a CDS encoding small, acid-soluble spore protein K, which yields MRNKVTNFPNQNNNKFEGEPRAKAEYASKRADGTTNTHPQERMRASTNRDSDTPEF from the coding sequence ATGCGTAATAAGGTAACGAACTTCCCAAATCAGAATAATAATAAATTCGAGGGTGAACCACGAGCAAAAGCTGAATATGCTTCCAAAAGAGCGGATGGAACAACCAATACACACCCTCAAGAACGTATGCGTGCATCAACAAACCGAGATAGCGATACACCTGAATTTTAA
- a CDS encoding metal-dependent hydrolase, giving the protein MDTGTHIVMGLALAGIATLDPVVAENSATATSVMIGTIVGSQIPDVDTILKLRSNAVYIRNHRGITHSIPAVLLWPLAIIAVIYPFFPEANLFHLWMWTFIAVFLHVFVDIFNAYGTQALRPFSSKWVALGVINTFDPYIFGIHIIGLIIWAFGANPGYIFIAIYAILFFYYVLRFREKRKVYKEVKRMIPDATEIIIAPTMKNNKWRIAVMNRHQFFVGRALNSDVEIIDQFDRVPVPKIPILDAAKKDKNLSAFLSFSPVYRWEIDEYDDYYEVRFIDLRYRSNDYYPFVAVVQLDTDLKILTSYTGWIFSEEKLRKKLDILPS; this is encoded by the coding sequence TTGGATACCGGTACACATATTGTCATGGGTCTTGCCCTAGCTGGTATAGCAACACTTGATCCTGTAGTAGCTGAAAATTCTGCTACCGCAACTAGTGTTATGATTGGGACGATCGTTGGTTCACAAATACCAGATGTCGACACCATCTTGAAGCTTAGAAGTAATGCTGTCTATATACGAAACCATCGCGGGATCACGCATTCTATTCCCGCTGTTCTACTTTGGCCATTAGCCATTATTGCTGTCATTTATCCATTCTTCCCTGAAGCAAATCTGTTCCATTTATGGATGTGGACATTTATTGCTGTTTTCCTGCATGTATTTGTTGATATATTTAATGCTTACGGAACACAAGCATTAAGACCTTTTTCATCGAAATGGGTCGCATTAGGTGTTATAAATACCTTTGATCCTTATATATTTGGAATTCATATTATCGGACTAATAATATGGGCTTTTGGTGCAAATCCCGGATATATTTTTATTGCTATTTATGCCATTTTGTTTTTTTATTATGTGCTCCGATTTAGAGAAAAGCGTAAAGTTTATAAAGAAGTTAAAAGGATGATTCCTGACGCCACTGAAATCATCATTGCTCCTACAATGAAAAATAATAAATGGCGAATTGCCGTCATGAACAGGCATCAATTTTTTGTTGGTCGCGCCCTAAATTCAGATGTGGAAATTATTGATCAATTTGACCGTGTGCCTGTACCTAAGATTCCTATTTTAGATGCGGCAAAAAAGGATAAAAACCTTTCTGCTTTTTTATCATTTTCCCCTGTTTACCGGTGGGAAATCGATGAATATGATGATTACTATGAGGTTCGCTTTATTGACCTCCGCTACCGCAGCAATGACTATTATCCATTTGTTGCCGTTGTTCAGCTAGACACTGATTTAAAAATTTTAACTTCCTATACAGGTTGGATTTTTAGTGAAGAAAAGTTAAGAAAAAAGCTTGATATTTTACCTAGTTAA
- the mutY gene encoding A/G-specific adenine glycosylase codes for MNINNFQHDLITWFDAEKRDLPWRKDQDPYKVWVSEIMLQQTRVDTVIPYFQRFIEQFPTIQALSEADEEIVLKAWEGLGYYSRVRNLQSAVKEVHENYEGKVPNNQKEISSLKGVGPYTAGAILSIAYGLPEPAVDGNVMRVLSRILSIWDDIAKPSTRKIFEEAVRQLISHDNPSYFNQALMELGALICTPTSPSCLLCPVREHCDAFHKGTQNELPVKTKNKKTRHVRIAAAVLTDKDGRILIHKRPDTGLLANLWEFLNIEVMLPFEHEKDQLKNTFKIDYDADVQIDEMIGQIEHIFSHLTWNINAYKGRIHSIEKETEELKFVTISEIKQYAFSVSHQKILKKYKESLT; via the coding sequence ATGAATATAAATAACTTTCAGCATGATTTAATTACATGGTTTGACGCTGAAAAAAGGGACTTGCCATGGCGAAAGGATCAGGATCCATATAAAGTTTGGGTATCGGAAATTATGTTGCAGCAAACACGTGTAGACACAGTTATTCCATATTTTCAGCGATTTATAGAACAGTTTCCGACGATTCAGGCATTATCAGAAGCGGATGAAGAAATAGTGTTAAAAGCTTGGGAAGGACTTGGGTATTATTCTCGGGTAAGAAATCTCCAATCTGCCGTAAAGGAAGTCCATGAAAATTATGAGGGAAAGGTACCTAATAACCAAAAGGAGATTTCTTCTTTAAAAGGAGTAGGCCCCTATACGGCAGGTGCTATTTTAAGTATTGCTTACGGCCTGCCTGAACCGGCTGTTGATGGTAATGTTATGCGGGTACTCTCAAGAATATTATCCATTTGGGATGATATTGCTAAACCATCTACAAGAAAGATTTTTGAAGAGGCGGTAAGACAACTAATTTCCCATGATAATCCATCGTATTTTAATCAGGCACTAATGGAGCTTGGCGCATTAATTTGTACACCAACTTCACCAAGCTGCCTATTATGCCCAGTTCGTGAACATTGCGATGCTTTTCATAAAGGGACTCAAAACGAGCTTCCTGTGAAAACGAAAAACAAAAAAACACGTCATGTACGGATAGCAGCTGCGGTATTAACAGATAAGGATGGAAGGATACTTATTCATAAAAGGCCTGACACAGGACTATTAGCAAATTTATGGGAATTCTTAAATATAGAAGTCATGCTCCCGTTTGAACATGAAAAAGATCAATTAAAGAATACATTCAAAATCGATTATGATGCAGACGTTCAAATAGATGAGATGATCGGTCAAATTGAGCATATATTTTCCCATTTAACATGGAATATCAATGCGTATAAAGGACGTATTCATTCGATTGAAAAAGAAACAGAGGAATTAAAATTCGTAACGATAAGTGAAATAAAGCAGTATGCATTCTCCGTTTCACACCAAAAGATTCTAAAAAAGTACAAAGAGAGTCTGACATAA
- the fabL gene encoding enoyl-[acyl-carrier-protein] reductase FabL: MTQKVALITGSSRGIGKATALRLAKEGYDIVINYARSKTAAGEVAAEIEAMGRKVLTVKANVGDVEKIKFLFQEIEREFGRLDVFVSNAASGVQRPAMELQESHWDWTMNINSKALLFCAQEAAKLMEKNNGGKIVSISSLGSIRYLENYTTVGVSKAALEALTRYLAVELAPKNIIVNAVSGGAVDTEALKHFPNREEMLAEAKTKTPAGRMVEIEDIVNAVMFLLADASSMIRGQTIIVDGGISLLV; the protein is encoded by the coding sequence ATGACACAAAAAGTAGCATTAATAACTGGAAGCAGCAGAGGAATTGGAAAAGCAACAGCCTTGAGATTAGCAAAAGAAGGCTATGATATCGTTATCAATTACGCAAGAAGCAAAACAGCAGCTGGGGAAGTTGCCGCTGAAATTGAAGCAATGGGCAGAAAGGTTTTAACGGTAAAGGCAAATGTTGGGGATGTTGAAAAGATAAAATTTTTATTTCAAGAAATCGAAAGAGAATTTGGACGTCTAGATGTATTTGTCAGTAATGCAGCTTCAGGAGTTCAGCGACCTGCGATGGAGCTGCAGGAGTCACATTGGGATTGGACAATGAATATTAATAGCAAAGCATTACTATTTTGTGCACAAGAAGCAGCTAAGCTAATGGAAAAAAATAATGGAGGTAAAATTGTAAGCATCAGCTCTTTAGGTTCCATTCGGTATTTAGAAAATTATACAACCGTTGGGGTTTCTAAAGCAGCATTAGAGGCTTTAACGAGATACTTAGCTGTTGAACTTGCCCCTAAGAATATTATCGTGAATGCTGTTTCCGGTGGAGCTGTAGATACGGAAGCATTAAAGCATTTTCCAAATAGGGAAGAAATGCTTGCTGAAGCAAAAACCAAAACACCTGCTGGAAGAATGGTTGAAATAGAGGATATCGTAAATGCCGTAATGTTCTTATTGGCAGATGCATCAAGTATGATTCGCGGTCAAACAATCATTGTTGATGGAGGCATATCATTACTTGTATAA
- a CDS encoding gamma-type small acid-soluble spore protein, translating to MAKQPNQSMAGTNIQEVRQQNAQSAGGVTQGQFGTEFASETNAQQVKQQNQQAEAKKAQNSGQQGQ from the coding sequence ATGGCAAAACAACCAAATCAATCAATGGCTGGAACTAACATTCAAGAAGTAAGACAACAAAATGCTCAATCAGCTGGTGGTGTTACTCAAGGCCAATTCGGGACTGAGTTCGCTAGTGAAACCAATGCTCAACAGGTAAAACAACAAAACCAACAAGCTGAAGCAAAAAAAGCCCAAAACTCAGGTCAACAAGGCCAATAA
- a CDS encoding YgaB family protein, translating to MKTFNSLVSEQMQTMEKLLFLQSELERCEELEEELNSIQQETELESIQIEIANLKRELKEIHLLFENQTEEVIRSYEKVKVNV from the coding sequence ATGAAAACCTTTAACTCTTTAGTATCTGAGCAAATGCAAACAATGGAAAAACTATTATTTCTCCAAAGTGAGCTTGAGCGTTGTGAGGAATTAGAAGAGGAATTAAATTCTATACAGCAGGAAACAGAGCTAGAAAGTATTCAAATTGAAATTGCCAATTTGAAGAGAGAATTAAAAGAAATTCATCTATTATTTGAGAACCAGACAGAAGAAGTCATTCGTTCCTATGAAAAAGTAAAAGTAAATGTATAA
- the ntdP gene encoding nucleoside tri-diphosphate phosphatase: MAVPREGEPVQIHSYKHNGHIHRVWEETTVLKGTQNLVIGGNDRTVVTESDGRTWVTREPAICYFHSQYWFNVIGMIREDGIYYYCNLSSPFIFDGEAVKYIDYDLDIKVFPDMTFNLLDEDEYERHRLEMNYPEPIDRILKFNVDQLIHWIRQKKGPFAPDFIDIWYERYLTYRR, translated from the coding sequence ATGGCCGTACCCAGAGAAGGAGAACCAGTACAAATCCATAGCTATAAACATAATGGGCACATCCATCGGGTCTGGGAGGAAACAACTGTATTAAAAGGGACTCAAAATTTAGTAATTGGCGGAAATGACAGAACTGTTGTAACAGAATCGGATGGAAGAACATGGGTTACAAGAGAGCCGGCAATTTGTTATTTTCATTCCCAATATTGGTTTAATGTGATTGGGATGATTCGGGAAGATGGGATTTATTATTATTGTAATTTGAGCTCTCCATTTATTTTTGATGGGGAAGCAGTGAAATATATTGATTATGATCTTGATATTAAAGTGTTTCCTGATATGACTTTCAATTTACTAGATGAGGATGAATATGAAAGACATCGTTTGGAAATGAATTATCCAGAGCCCATTGACCGGATTCTAAAATTCAATGTAGATCAATTAATTCATTGGATCCGCCAAAAAAAAGGTCCTTTTGCACCCGATTTTATTGATATTTGGTATGAAAGATATCTTACATACAGACGATAA
- a CDS encoding ABC transporter ATP-binding protein gives MGSIRRYMHFVKPYRLQIIVTIIIGIIKFAIPLLIPLLIKFVIDDIIGNPDLSSADKTSSLLKMMGIMIFIFVVIRPPIEYYRQYFAQWVASKILFDIRDRLFTHIQKLSFKYYSNTRAGEVISRVINDVEQTKTFVITGLMNLWLDIATIVIAVVIMMQMDMTLTIASLILFPFYGFSVKYFFGNLRKLTRARSQALAEVQGYLHERVQGMAVIKSFAIEDYEQTQFNKQNGNFLIKAIDQTKWNAKAFAVVNTITDIAPLLVIGYSGYQVIQGNLSMGTMMAFIAYIDKLYSPLRRLVNSSTTLTQSIASMDRVFELIDEKYDIDDSPDATECTNIKGDINFEQVSFAYDEKEDLVLKNISLHVKKGETIALVGMSGGGKSSLVGLIPRFYDVTKGRILLDGKDIRSFKVRSLRDKIGMVLQDNILFSESVKTNILLGKPDATEEEVIAAAKAANAHEFIMNLPNGYDTKVGERGVKLSGGQKQRVAIARVFLKNPPILVLDEATSALDLESEHLIQEALEQLAKDRTTFIVAHRLSTITHANRIILIEHGEISEIGSHEELMKKQGNYYKLFQVQQLEN, from the coding sequence TTGGGCAGCATCCGGCGTTACATGCATTTTGTTAAGCCTTATCGCCTTCAAATAATAGTAACAATCATAATTGGAATCATAAAATTTGCGATTCCGCTATTGATTCCGCTATTAATCAAATTTGTCATTGATGATATTATAGGAAATCCTGATTTAAGCAGTGCTGATAAGACAAGCAGCTTATTGAAAATGATGGGAATAATGATTTTTATATTTGTTGTCATTCGTCCTCCAATAGAATATTATCGACAATATTTTGCACAATGGGTAGCTAGCAAAATTTTATTTGATATACGAGATAGGCTATTTACGCATATACAAAAGCTAAGTTTTAAATATTATTCTAACACAAGAGCTGGAGAGGTTATTTCTAGAGTTATTAATGATGTTGAGCAAACAAAGACGTTTGTCATAACTGGACTAATGAACTTATGGCTTGATATTGCCACCATTGTAATTGCAGTGGTGATAATGATGCAAATGGATATGACATTAACGATCGCATCGTTAATTCTTTTTCCGTTTTATGGGTTTTCAGTGAAGTATTTTTTCGGTAATTTAAGAAAACTAACAAGAGCACGGTCACAGGCACTTGCAGAAGTTCAGGGCTATCTACATGAACGTGTTCAAGGAATGGCTGTAATCAAGAGCTTTGCCATTGAAGACTATGAACAAACCCAGTTTAATAAGCAAAACGGAAATTTTTTAATTAAGGCTATCGATCAGACGAAATGGAATGCAAAGGCATTTGCTGTTGTAAACACAATAACAGATATCGCACCTTTACTCGTCATCGGCTATTCAGGTTACCAAGTTATTCAAGGAAACCTCTCTATGGGAACGATGATGGCTTTCATTGCCTATATCGATAAATTGTACAGTCCTCTTAGAAGACTAGTAAATTCATCCACAACACTTACACAATCGATCGCTTCGATGGACAGGGTGTTTGAATTAATTGATGAGAAATATGATATTGATGATTCTCCAGATGCTACTGAATGCACAAATATTAAAGGAGATATCAATTTCGAGCAGGTTAGCTTTGCTTACGATGAAAAGGAAGATCTAGTATTAAAAAATATTTCTCTTCATGTAAAAAAAGGAGAAACGATTGCGCTTGTTGGAATGAGCGGCGGTGGAAAATCATCACTAGTAGGATTGATTCCTAGGTTTTATGATGTAACAAAAGGGAGAATATTATTAGACGGGAAAGATATCCGTTCATTTAAGGTAAGATCTTTACGGGATAAAATCGGGATGGTTTTACAAGATAATATTCTTTTCAGTGAATCAGTCAAAACCAATATTCTCTTAGGGAAACCGGATGCAACAGAAGAAGAGGTCATTGCAGCGGCCAAGGCTGCTAATGCTCATGAGTTTATTATGAACTTGCCAAATGGCTATGACACAAAGGTTGGAGAACGTGGAGTGAAGCTCTCTGGGGGGCAAAAGCAAAGGGTAGCCATTGCAAGAGTATTTTTAAAGAACCCGCCAATTTTAGTTTTAGATGAAGCAACATCTGCCTTAGATTTAGAGAGCGAACATTTAATACAGGAAGCACTCGAACAGCTTGCGAAAGATCGGACTACCTTCATTGTTGCCCATCGGCTTTCAACCATTACACATGCAAATCGCATTATTTTAATTGAGCATGGTGAAATTTCAGAAATCGGAAGTCATGAGGAGTTAATGAAGAAACAGGGGAATTATTATAAGTTATTCCAAGTACAGCAGCTTGAGAATTAA
- a CDS encoding FUSC family protein, with translation MKLGARILKTGIAIVLSLFLAELFQMPSPVFAAIAAIFAIQPTIYRSFLSIIEQVQGNAIGAIIAIVFVLVFGNHIFIIGLAAIVVITINLKLKIENTIGLALVTMIAIMETPGDTFIQFALLRFTTIMLGVFSAFIVNLLFLPPRYEKKLYFKLSDITEETTKWIRLTIRHASEHKLLKNDIGRMKETIRSLDHLYLMYKEERNYFKKDTIAKSRKLVIYRQMISTEKRSLDTLRKLHRFENDLQEMPADFQYVVQQQLDCLIHYHEHVMLKFIGKVRPQVVFEEGDIFLNRKELFNLFFSQQKEAKLEDEAILSHTMQIIATIIDYNEQVEHLDKLITSFQTYHKKSNEVTIEK, from the coding sequence ATGAAGCTTGGCGCCCGCATTTTGAAAACGGGAATCGCAATTGTTCTATCATTATTTTTAGCTGAATTATTTCAGATGCCATCACCTGTATTTGCAGCTATTGCTGCTATTTTCGCAATACAGCCGACTATTTATCGATCCTTCTTGTCAATTATCGAACAGGTGCAAGGGAATGCAATTGGAGCCATTATCGCAATTGTGTTTGTTCTTGTATTTGGTAATCATATATTCATCATCGGATTGGCAGCTATTGTTGTCATAACGATTAACCTAAAGCTTAAAATTGAAAATACAATTGGTTTGGCACTTGTTACAATGATCGCCATTATGGAAACGCCTGGTGATACCTTTATCCAATTCGCGCTTCTCCGATTTACTACTATTATGTTAGGGGTATTTTCTGCTTTTATCGTTAATCTTCTATTCTTACCGCCTAGATATGAAAAAAAGCTATACTTTAAACTGTCAGACATTACAGAAGAAACAACGAAATGGATTCGATTAACAATAAGACATGCTTCTGAACATAAATTATTGAAAAACGATATAGGTAGAATGAAAGAAACAATCAGAAGCCTTGATCATTTATATTTAATGTATAAGGAAGAAAGAAATTATTTCAAAAAAGATACGATAGCTAAGTCACGAAAGCTTGTTATTTATCGCCAAATGATATCTACAGAAAAAAGATCACTAGATACGTTACGAAAATTGCATCGCTTTGAAAATGATCTTCAGGAAATGCCAGCAGACTTTCAATATGTTGTTCAGCAGCAGCTAGATTGTCTGATTCATTATCACGAGCATGTTATGTTGAAATTTATTGGAAAAGTACGTCCACAGGTGGTTTTTGAAGAAGGTGACATTTTTCTAAATAGAAAAGAGCTTTTCAATCTTTTCTTTTCACAGCAAAAAGAAGCTAAATTAGAAGATGAAGCGATTTTATCCCATACGATGCAGATCATCGCAACCATTATTGACTATAATGAACAAGTTGAACACCTTGATAAATTAATTACTAGTTTTCAAACCTATCATAAAAAGTCTAATGAAGTAACAATTGAAAAGTGA
- a CDS encoding glutamate-1-semialdehyde 2,1-aminomutase gives MQFTNSERIHKQALEHIVGGVNSPSRSYKAVGGGAPVVMEKGQGAYFWDVDGNQYIDYLAAYGPIITGHAHPHITEAIKTAAENGVLFGTPTPHEVKFAEMLKEAMPALEKVRFVNSGTEAVMTTIRVARAYTGRDKIIKFAGCYHGHSDLVLVAAGSGPSTLGTPDSAGVPKSIAQEVITVPFNDIEPFKEALEKWGSEIAAVLVEPIVGNFGIVEPKPGFLEQVNELTHAAGALVIYDEVITAFRFMYGGAQDLLGVTPDLTAMGKIIGGGLPIGAYGGKKEIMEKVAPLGPAYQAGTMAGNPASILSGIACLEVLKQKGVYEYLDQLGAMLEEGIEAAAKENNIPITINRLKGALTVYFTDVKVENYEQAENTDGEMFAKFFKLMLKQGINLAPSKYEAWFITIAHTEDDIQATIQAVNNAFQALKDA, from the coding sequence ATGCAATTTACCAATTCAGAGCGAATACATAAGCAGGCGCTTGAACATATTGTAGGTGGGGTAAACAGCCCTTCTCGTTCATATAAAGCAGTAGGTGGAGGAGCACCTGTCGTCATGGAAAAAGGGCAAGGAGCGTACTTTTGGGATGTAGATGGAAATCAATATATCGATTATTTAGCCGCATATGGACCAATTATTACTGGACATGCACATCCGCATATTACAGAGGCGATTAAGACTGCTGCTGAAAATGGCGTACTTTTTGGAACACCAACTCCACATGAAGTGAAATTTGCCGAAATGCTAAAGGAAGCTATGCCAGCATTAGAAAAGGTACGATTCGTGAATTCTGGAACGGAAGCAGTTATGACAACGATACGAGTAGCACGTGCTTATACGGGACGAGATAAAATTATAAAATTCGCGGGCTGCTATCACGGACATTCTGACCTTGTTCTTGTTGCCGCAGGATCCGGTCCTTCAACACTAGGTACTCCAGATTCCGCTGGTGTTCCTAAGAGTATTGCTCAGGAAGTCATTACAGTTCCATTTAATGATATCGAGCCATTTAAAGAAGCACTAGAAAAATGGGGAAGCGAAATCGCTGCAGTTCTTGTAGAGCCAATCGTAGGGAACTTCGGAATTGTTGAACCAAAACCGGGCTTCCTCGAGCAAGTAAATGAATTGACACACGCTGCAGGTGCACTTGTTATTTATGATGAGGTCATAACCGCATTCCGCTTCATGTATGGCGGAGCACAGGATCTTTTAGGAGTAACCCCTGATTTAACTGCAATGGGGAAAATTATTGGCGGAGGATTGCCAATTGGTGCCTATGGCGGTAAAAAAGAAATTATGGAAAAAGTCGCTCCGTTAGGTCCAGCCTACCAAGCAGGTACAATGGCAGGAAACCCAGCATCTATTTTATCAGGTATTGCATGCCTTGAAGTTCTGAAGCAAAAGGGTGTTTATGAATACCTTGATCAATTAGGTGCTATGCTTGAAGAAGGTATCGAAGCTGCTGCTAAAGAGAATAATATTCCAATTACGATAAATCGTTTAAAAGGAGCTTTAACCGTCTATTTTACAGATGTAAAAGTTGAAAACTATGAACAAGCAGAAAATACGGATGGAGAAATGTTTGCGAAATTCTTCAAACTCATGCTTAAACAAGGAATCAATCTAGCCCCTTCGAAATATGAAGCATGGTTCATTACCATTGCCCATACAGAAGATGACATTCAAGCAACCATTCAGGCAGTAAACAATGCATTTCAAGCATTAAAAGATGCATAA
- a CDS encoding ion channel — MVFYIFLVLIVFCMIMSLRTLFIPHRLKGKKLSFENFMYLAFIYVTVMLGFGLIYILLEFNGYPVFMDGTIGFDENFLSQLETGFYFSAVTLFSVGYGDIAPIGIGRMISVLEALIGYTIPAAFVFRAVFDIENKL, encoded by the coding sequence ATGGTTTTTTATATATTCCTAGTACTTATCGTTTTTTGTATGATTATGAGTTTGAGAACCTTATTTATACCTCACCGATTAAAAGGAAAGAAGCTTTCATTTGAAAACTTTATGTATCTTGCATTCATATATGTAACTGTCATGCTTGGGTTCGGACTAATATATATCCTCCTGGAATTTAATGGGTATCCCGTTTTTATGGATGGGACGATTGGTTTTGATGAAAATTTTCTTAGTCAATTAGAAACAGGATTTTATTTCAGTGCAGTTACACTATTCTCAGTAGGATATGGTGATATTGCACCTATTGGAATTGGAAGAATGATCTCAGTGCTTGAGGCATTGATTGGTTATACCATTCCGGCTGCTTTCGTTTTTAGAGCAGTGTTTGATATAGAAAATAAATTGTAG